A single genomic interval of Musa acuminata AAA Group cultivar baxijiao chromosome BXJ3-4, Cavendish_Baxijiao_AAA, whole genome shotgun sequence harbors:
- the LOC135635376 gene encoding 14 kDa proline-rich protein DC2.15-like, with product MASKASASLGLFFALNLLFFALTSACGTTCPTPTPKPSYGKCPIDTLKLAACANVLNGLITIGIGKFPKQPCECCTLIGGLLDLEAAVCLCTALKANILGINLNVPIDLSLLLNYCGKNVPKEFQCP from the coding sequence ATGGCGTCCAAAGCCTCAGCTTCGCTTGGCCTCTTTTTTGCCCTCAACCTCCTCTTCTTCGCACTCACCAGTGCCTGCGGCACCACCTGCCCCACGCCCACCCCGAAGCCGTCCTACGGTAAATGCCCCATCGACACCCTGAAACTGGCCGCCTGCGCCAACGTGCTCAACGGCCTCATCACCATCGGCATCGGCAAGTTCCCCAAGCAGCCATGCGAGTGCTGTACTCTCATCGGCGGCCTCCTCGACCTCGAGGCCGCCGTCTGCCTTTGCACCGCCCTCAAGGCCAACATCCTCGGCATCAACCTCAACGTCCCCATCGACCTCAGCCTGCTCCTCAACTACTGTGGCAAGAACGTCCCCAAGGAGTTCCAGTGCCCTTGA
- the LOC135635374 gene encoding 14 kDa proline-rich protein DC2.15-like: protein MASKASASVALFLTLNLLFFALTTACGTSCPTPTPKPTPRPSYGKCPVDTLKLAACANVLNGLITVGVGKFPKQPCECCTLVDGLLDLEAAVCLCTALKANILGIHLNLPINLSLLLNYCGKKVPKEFQCP from the coding sequence ATGGCGTCCAAAGCCTCAGCATCAGTTGCCCTCTTCCTCACCCTCAATCTCCTCTTCTTTGCCCTCACCACTGCCTGTGGCACCAGTTGCCCCACACCTACACCGAAGCCCACCCCACGCCCATCCTACGGCAAATGCCCCGTCGACACCCTGAAACTGGCCGCCTGCGCCAACGTGCTCAATGGCCTGATCACAGTCGGCGTCGGCAAGTTCCCGAAGCAGCCGTGCGAGTGCTGTACTCTCGTCGACGGCCTCCTTGACCTCGAGGCCGCCGTCTGCCTGTGCACCGCTCTCAAGGCCAATATCCTGGGCATCCACCTCAACCTCCCCATCAACCTCAGCTTGCTCCTCAACTACTGCGGCAAGAAGGTCCCCAAGGAGTTCCAGTGCCCTTGA